In Rhodoligotrophos defluvii, a genomic segment contains:
- a CDS encoding SDR family oxidoreductase produces the protein MDKVILITGASSGIGAGIARELGRAGAKLMLGARRTGRLEALAQEIRKDGGEVLTRSLDVTDRNDVAAFAEAAREAFGRVDVIVNNAGVMPLSLMSSLKVDEWDRMVDVNIKGVLYGIAAVLPEMAERRSGHIINIASIGALAVVPTAAVYCATKFAVRAISDGLRQENDKIRVTCIHPGVVESELADTITDPAAAELMRTYRAIALKPDAIARAVRYAIEQPEDVDVNEIVVRPTGTM, from the coding sequence ATGGACAAGGTGATCCTCATCACCGGCGCATCGAGCGGCATCGGCGCCGGCATCGCCCGCGAACTTGGCAGGGCCGGCGCAAAGCTCATGCTCGGCGCACGCCGCACCGGTCGGCTGGAGGCGCTGGCGCAAGAGATCCGCAAGGACGGCGGCGAGGTGCTGACACGGAGCCTCGATGTCACCGACCGGAACGACGTCGCAGCCTTCGCAGAGGCTGCGCGCGAAGCCTTCGGGCGCGTCGACGTGATCGTCAACAATGCGGGCGTCATGCCGCTCTCCTTGATGTCCTCGCTCAAGGTCGACGAGTGGGACCGGATGGTCGACGTCAACATCAAGGGCGTGCTCTACGGCATCGCCGCCGTGCTGCCGGAGATGGCCGAGCGCAGATCGGGCCACATCATCAACATCGCCTCGATTGGAGCGCTTGCCGTCGTGCCCACAGCGGCGGTCTACTGCGCGACCAAATTTGCGGTGCGGGCGATCTCTGACGGCCTGCGGCAGGAGAACGACAAGATCCGCGTCACCTGCATCCATCCGGGCGTCGTGGAAAGCGAGCTCGCCGACACGATCACCGATCCGGCCGCTGCGGAGCTGATGCGGACCTATCGCGCCATCGCCCTCAAGCCCGATGCGATTGCCCGGGCGGTGCGGTATGCGATCGAGCAGCCCGAGGACGTCGACGTCAACGAGATCGTCGTGCGTCCGACGGGGACGATGTGA
- a CDS encoding TRAP transporter substrate-binding protein, producing MKRLLLIALGAVALMAADQAFAQNHVWDMPNEYPATSIQGEGDRRFGELLHKKSDGQIKIVHHFGGSLGFRSRDQLDAVADGAVVLANTFVPPLGGIDPIFLLSSLPFMAANAKEARLLYEVAKPYYEQVYAAHNQKLLYASPWPQSGLWGRAPADSMQALQGLKLRTYDVNGTRAFQAAGAAPIQLSWADIIPQVSTGGIDAVLTSIESGISASFDDYLKFFTQLNYDSTINMVTMNLDTWNGLSKEHQAAVIEAAKETEDYLWTEIEKVVERRYQTARERGVTVVQDVQDGYREKLRELAEPVIRAWAASAGEKGERLIAEYRARLGQAGE from the coding sequence ATGAAACGGTTGCTTCTTATTGCATTGGGCGCCGTTGCGCTGATGGCCGCTGACCAAGCGTTCGCGCAGAACCATGTCTGGGACATGCCGAACGAGTATCCGGCAACATCGATTCAGGGAGAGGGCGACCGCCGTTTCGGCGAACTTCTGCACAAGAAGTCAGACGGGCAGATCAAGATCGTACACCATTTCGGAGGGTCGCTCGGATTTCGCTCGCGGGACCAGCTGGATGCCGTGGCTGACGGCGCCGTGGTGCTCGCCAACACCTTCGTGCCGCCTCTAGGCGGGATCGATCCCATTTTCCTGCTGTCGTCCCTGCCATTCATGGCGGCGAATGCCAAAGAGGCTCGACTTCTCTACGAAGTGGCTAAGCCCTACTATGAGCAAGTCTATGCGGCGCACAATCAGAAGCTTCTTTACGCTTCGCCATGGCCGCAGAGCGGGCTCTGGGGCCGAGCGCCCGCGGACTCGATGCAGGCGTTGCAGGGGCTTAAGTTACGCACCTATGACGTCAACGGCACCCGGGCGTTCCAGGCTGCAGGAGCGGCGCCGATCCAGCTGAGTTGGGCCGACATCATCCCGCAGGTGTCCACCGGCGGCATCGATGCCGTTCTGACCTCGATCGAATCGGGGATCAGCGCGAGTTTCGACGACTACCTCAAGTTTTTCACTCAGCTCAACTACGATTCCACCATCAACATGGTTACGATGAATCTCGATACGTGGAATGGTCTGTCAAAGGAGCATCAAGCGGCAGTCATCGAGGCGGCGAAGGAGACCGAAGACTATCTCTGGACAGAGATCGAGAAAGTTGTCGAGCGGCGATATCAGACGGCCCGCGAACGGGGTGTTACCGTGGTTCAGGACGTCCAAGACGGCTACCGCGAGAAGCTAAGGGAACTCGCCGAGCCGGTTATCCGAGCCTGGGCCGCCTCGGCCGGTGAAAAAGGAGAACGCCTCATCGCCGAATATCGCGCGCGCCTCGGCCAAGCCGGCGAGTAA
- a CDS encoding aromatic ring-hydroxylating oxygenase subunit alpha produces the protein MTIQRISCPIPLSEFDASTARSPSPVSLPPATFKDADFYTFEFEAIWGSEWFCIGRATDIPNAGDYYNVTVGHEPLVVVRRTESEISVLSNVCQHRGMLLTEGRGNLRRLRCPMHSWVYDLSGRLIGAPGLTDDPSFDRSTVCLPQIRSEIWQGFIFVTFNKDLPPISGRLSRLEEQLANFRLAELRAHTPLELEQYAWNWKMYSDECYHCTHLHAKSFGAMFPVPQSAVDEESEYNDLEKGIIAYNLVGTTLDAVPTRTGKALHPILPGLTEAERSRLGYITVAPNLLIVTMPDKVKYFLWLPNGPMASSFGVSWLFPQSTLDMPTFEETFKMEREDLYPVMVEDVEAWGKYQAGMLSRFAPRGHLTSHEQVMVRLQDWLIGRYRAYAGR, from the coding sequence ATGACGATCCAACGGATTTCGTGCCCCATTCCATTGTCGGAGTTCGATGCCAGCACCGCGCGGAGTCCGAGCCCCGTGTCGCTGCCGCCGGCGACCTTCAAGGACGCGGACTTCTACACGTTCGAGTTCGAGGCCATCTGGGGCAGCGAGTGGTTCTGCATCGGTCGGGCAACCGACATTCCCAATGCGGGCGACTACTACAACGTGACGGTCGGCCATGAGCCGCTCGTCGTGGTCCGCCGCACGGAAAGCGAGATCTCCGTCCTCTCCAATGTCTGCCAGCACCGAGGCATGTTGCTCACCGAAGGCCGCGGAAACCTGCGCCGCCTCCGCTGCCCCATGCATTCGTGGGTTTATGACCTTAGCGGCCGGCTCATTGGCGCGCCGGGTCTTACCGATGATCCAAGCTTCGACCGATCGACCGTCTGCCTTCCGCAAATCCGTTCGGAGATATGGCAGGGCTTTATTTTCGTTACCTTCAACAAGGACTTGCCGCCGATCTCCGGTCGGCTTTCCAGACTTGAGGAACAGCTTGCTAATTTCAGATTGGCGGAGCTGAGGGCCCATACGCCGCTCGAGCTCGAGCAATATGCATGGAACTGGAAGATGTATTCTGATGAGTGCTACCACTGCACTCATCTGCACGCCAAGTCCTTCGGTGCGATGTTCCCGGTCCCCCAGTCCGCCGTGGACGAGGAATCCGAATACAACGATCTCGAAAAGGGTATCATAGCTTACAATCTGGTCGGGACCACGCTGGACGCCGTACCAACGCGCACGGGCAAGGCCCTTCATCCCATCCTGCCCGGCCTGACCGAGGCCGAACGCTCCCGCCTCGGCTACATCACCGTGGCACCCAACCTGCTGATCGTCACCATGCCCGACAAGGTGAAGTATTTTCTTTGGCTTCCCAACGGGCCAATGGCCTCCAGCTTCGGCGTGTCTTGGTTGTTCCCCCAGTCCACCCTCGATATGCCGACTTTCGAGGAAACCTTCAAAATGGAGCGTGAGGATCTCTATCCCGTGATGGTGGAGGACGTAGAGGCCTGGGGCAAATACCAGGCGGGGATGCTTTCGCGCTTCGCACCACGGGGGCATCTGACCTCGCACGAGCAGGTCATGGTCAGGCTTCAGGATTGGCTGATAGGGCGCTACCGGGCGTATGCGGGCCGGTGA
- a CDS encoding TRAP transporter large permease: MDALFPAFLLLSFLILALGMGLWVFAGLLLVTVFGLGVIADFSPDRIGVIARSVLWKSATTWELAAIPLFIWMGEIIFRTDISERLFRGLAPLVEGIPGRLLHTNVMGCTLFAAMSGSTAATTATIGKITTTALAERKYYAPLAVGSLAGAGSLGLLIPPSIVMIIYGVLAEVSIARLFAAGVLPGLMLAALFSGYIMLQCVLHPQFAPKGVTSLTFAQLGRSFVDLLPIFALIVIVLGGIYSGLATPSEAAALGVGATILLTYMMRCLTLEVLVESLMSAVRTSCMVVAILMAAALLSSTMGYLHIPMNIANAIAEANFSPLALLLMLAAFYIVLGLFLDGISIVVMSLPITLPIVVQAGYDPLWFGVFLVLMVEMGMITPPVGFNLFVIQGLTGQPLGEVSWAAFPFFLVMCLAVAILAIEPRIALFLPSLMP; encoded by the coding sequence TTGGACGCCTTGTTTCCCGCATTTCTGCTTCTTTCGTTCCTGATCCTTGCGCTGGGAATGGGGCTCTGGGTCTTCGCAGGCCTGCTTCTCGTCACCGTCTTCGGCCTCGGCGTCATAGCGGATTTTTCGCCGGACAGGATTGGCGTCATCGCGCGGTCCGTTCTCTGGAAGAGCGCGACGACATGGGAACTGGCGGCCATCCCGCTATTCATCTGGATGGGCGAGATCATTTTCCGCACGGACATCTCAGAACGACTGTTTCGGGGACTTGCGCCACTGGTGGAAGGCATACCGGGACGCCTGCTGCATACCAACGTGATGGGTTGCACGCTCTTTGCCGCCATGAGCGGGTCGACGGCAGCAACGACCGCAACGATCGGCAAGATCACCACGACGGCCTTGGCTGAACGGAAATATTACGCGCCGCTTGCCGTGGGATCGCTCGCAGGTGCGGGAAGCCTGGGCCTCCTCATCCCGCCCTCTATCGTCATGATCATCTATGGTGTGCTTGCAGAGGTTTCGATCGCGAGGCTTTTTGCCGCCGGGGTTCTACCTGGACTGATGCTGGCGGCGCTCTTCTCCGGCTACATCATGCTCCAATGCGTGCTTCACCCGCAATTCGCACCGAAGGGCGTGACATCCCTCACCTTTGCGCAGCTCGGCCGCTCCTTTGTGGACCTGTTGCCGATTTTCGCACTCATCGTGATCGTGCTGGGCGGCATCTATTCCGGCCTGGCCACGCCATCGGAAGCGGCAGCACTGGGCGTGGGGGCGACAATCCTGCTGACCTACATGATGCGCTGCCTTACGCTGGAGGTGCTCGTGGAATCGCTGATGTCAGCCGTCCGCACCTCGTGCATGGTCGTGGCCATCCTGATGGCTGCTGCCCTCTTGTCATCGACAATGGGCTATCTGCACATTCCGATGAATATTGCTAACGCCATCGCTGAGGCGAACTTCTCGCCACTGGCGCTGCTCTTGATGCTGGCCGCATTCTATATCGTGTTGGGCCTGTTCCTGGACGGCATTTCAATCGTAGTGATGAGTCTGCCTATCACGCTCCCGATCGTCGTTCAGGCAGGGTACGATCCTCTCTGGTTCGGGGTCTTTCTCGTGCTAATGGTCGAGATGGGTATGATCACGCCGCCAGTGGGTTTCAACTTGTTCGTCATTCAGGGGTTAACCGGTCAGCCGCTGGGCGAGGTGTCGTGGGCCGCTTTTCCCTTCTTCCTGGTCATGTGCCTGGCCGTGGCCATCCTCGCCATTGAACCTCGGATAGCCCTGTTCCTGCCAAGCCTGATGCCCTGA
- a CDS encoding LysR substrate-binding domain-containing protein: MRFSLRQLQYLVAAAEAGSITRASERISVSQPSISAAISQLETELGITLFVRQFSQGMSLTRPGERVYLEARAILDACERLYEVANQHGSELHGSISVGCLLTLAPMIMPGLCHEFSVRNPGVEISTFEGSQDQLISMTRRGEIDILITYDIHIPEDLEFTQLVALPPYILMAPGHRFATRAEISLHDVGSEPYIMLDLPYSRDYFLSLFTAANVTPNITRRSSQPEVVRTMVANGYGISVFAARPYNERALDGKPVVAIPLSDEVPRLPLGYALKRQIRPTRIVSAFAQHIRGQIREGHIPGMRAA; encoded by the coding sequence ATGCGTTTTTCACTGCGACAGTTGCAATACTTGGTGGCAGCGGCGGAGGCCGGCAGCATTACACGGGCGTCGGAACGGATCAGTGTATCCCAGCCTTCCATATCGGCCGCCATCAGCCAACTCGAAACCGAACTGGGCATCACGCTCTTCGTCCGGCAGTTCTCACAGGGTATGTCGCTGACGAGGCCAGGCGAGCGGGTCTATCTCGAGGCGCGGGCAATCCTCGATGCTTGCGAGCGGCTCTATGAAGTGGCCAACCAGCACGGAAGCGAGCTTCACGGTTCGATCAGCGTGGGCTGCCTCCTGACATTGGCGCCAATGATCATGCCGGGCCTCTGCCATGAGTTCTCGGTACGCAATCCTGGTGTGGAGATCAGTACGTTCGAAGGCAGCCAGGATCAGCTCATAAGCATGACAAGGCGCGGTGAAATCGACATCTTAATCACCTACGACATCCATATTCCCGAGGATTTGGAATTCACCCAGCTCGTCGCCCTTCCGCCTTACATCTTGATGGCGCCCGGTCATCGTTTTGCGACCCGCGCCGAGATATCGCTGCACGACGTCGGGTCCGAACCCTATATTATGCTAGACCTTCCCTATAGCCGCGATTACTTCCTTTCTCTGTTTACCGCAGCCAACGTGACTCCCAACATCACCAGGCGCAGTTCGCAGCCGGAGGTGGTCCGCACGATGGTGGCCAACGGCTATGGCATATCGGTTTTCGCCGCGCGGCCCTACAACGAACGGGCGCTGGATGGGAAACCCGTCGTTGCCATTCCCCTGAGCGACGAGGTTCCACGCCTGCCTCTGGGCTATGCGCTAAAGCGGCAAATCCGCCCAACACGGATCGTATCTGCCTTCGCCCAGCACATCCGTGGACAGATCAGGGAAGGGCATATTCCGGGAATGCGGGCCGCCTAG
- a CDS encoding PDR/VanB family oxidoreductase, translated as MIAASDKPPRLMTVLRKDYAAHDIALFDLADASGADLPAWEPGSHVELILSPKRGEELVRHYSLCGDVKDRHVWRIAVLREEQGRGGSQYLYDHVLEGDRIRVRGPRNNFRFSGGRKPLFIAGGIGITPLLSMMRKAAEERLDWQAVYLARTESSMIFRQELAGLDRDRVVFHDSQKAGRFRLCDLLAKLTLEHEVYACGPQRLLDDLEAMNQAGSGWQLTLERFQNPNNRIGPDDTGTFEVVLARTGVTLIVAPGQSILEVAREAGVDVDWSCCDGICGTCETRVLSGVPDHRDAILTAAEREAGTHMMICVSRARSARLVLDI; from the coding sequence ATGATCGCCGCATCGGACAAACCCCCGCGCCTGATGACGGTGCTTCGAAAGGACTACGCCGCGCATGACATCGCTCTGTTCGATCTGGCAGATGCATCCGGTGCCGACTTGCCTGCCTGGGAGCCAGGCAGCCACGTGGAGCTCATTCTCAGCCCGAAGAGGGGCGAAGAGCTCGTCCGCCACTATTCGTTATGTGGCGACGTCAAGGACAGGCACGTGTGGCGTATCGCAGTCCTTCGCGAAGAGCAGGGCCGCGGTGGATCGCAATATCTCTACGATCACGTCCTGGAGGGGGACAGGATCAGGGTTCGCGGACCGCGCAACAACTTCCGGTTCTCCGGCGGGAGAAAACCGCTCTTCATCGCCGGCGGGATCGGCATCACGCCGCTCTTGTCCATGATGCGCAAGGCGGCGGAGGAAAGGCTTGACTGGCAAGCCGTCTACCTAGCGCGGACGGAATCCTCGATGATTTTTCGCCAGGAGCTCGCCGGGCTCGACCGCGATCGCGTCGTGTTTCACGATTCCCAGAAAGCGGGGCGATTCCGCCTATGCGATCTGCTGGCCAAACTGACCCTGGAGCATGAGGTCTATGCCTGTGGCCCGCAGCGCCTACTCGATGATCTGGAGGCGATGAACCAGGCGGGTAGCGGCTGGCAACTCACGCTGGAGCGATTTCAAAACCCGAATAACAGGATAGGGCCTGATGATACCGGGACGTTCGAGGTCGTGCTCGCGAGAACGGGCGTGACGCTGATCGTGGCGCCGGGCCAATCCATTCTCGAAGTGGCCCGAGAGGCCGGTGTGGACGTGGACTGGTCGTGCTGCGACGGGATTTGCGGAACCTGCGAAACGCGTGTGCTTTCCGGCGTGCCCGACCACAGGGACGCCATTCTTACCGCGGCGGAGCGCGAGGCCGGGACTCACATGATGATTTGCGTCTCTCGCGCTCGCAGCGCCCGGCTTGTCCTGGACATCTAG
- a CDS encoding ATP-binding cassette domain-containing protein, whose product MDITLKDVSKHFGRNAVLEGINIGFRAGEVAALLGPSGSGKTTLLNIIAGRVPASSGSVITGRGAM is encoded by the coding sequence ATGGATATCACCTTGAAGGACGTTTCGAAGCACTTCGGGCGCAATGCGGTGCTGGAGGGCATCAATATCGGCTTTCGCGCGGGAGAGGTCGCAGCGCTCCTGGGACCTTCGGGATCAGGCAAGACGACGCTTCTCAACATCATTGCGGGGCGAGTTCCAGCAAGCAGCGGCAGCGTGATCACCGGCCGAGGGGCGATGTAA
- a CDS encoding LysR family transcriptional regulator encodes MQTDFNALAVFALVAEERSFRAAADRLGVTRSAVSQTIRRLEETLGTALVRRTTRSVSLTEAGEHLHAQVAPAIAEMRAATETTESLSGRPRGQLRLAVSSIAERFLSGPFLASFAEANPGVQLDINVTDEAFDIVAEGYDAGVRLGEVIEQDMIAVPIAGDERQLAVCSPAYRDRFGVPSHPRELAAHRCIGWRPAPRSAPYRWEFAEDGKEFSVAVEPEITTNDMALMIKLAVAGAGITFGMEESFRAPIDRGELVPLLEDFCPRFAGFYLYYPSRRNIAPKLRALIEHVRRRE; translated from the coding sequence ATGCAGACGGATTTCAACGCCCTTGCCGTGTTCGCCCTGGTCGCAGAGGAACGGAGCTTTCGCGCCGCGGCAGACCGCCTCGGCGTGACCCGCTCGGCGGTCAGCCAGACGATAAGGCGGCTCGAAGAGACATTGGGCACGGCGCTGGTCCGGCGAACGACGCGCAGCGTCAGCCTTACCGAGGCCGGCGAACATCTCCATGCGCAGGTGGCGCCAGCCATTGCCGAGATGCGGGCAGCGACCGAGACAACCGAGAGCCTCAGCGGGCGCCCGCGCGGGCAATTGCGGCTGGCGGTCTCGTCGATCGCCGAGCGCTTCCTGTCGGGGCCCTTCCTGGCGAGTTTCGCCGAGGCCAACCCCGGGGTTCAGCTCGACATCAACGTGACCGACGAGGCGTTCGACATCGTCGCCGAGGGCTATGACGCCGGCGTCCGCCTCGGCGAGGTGATCGAGCAGGACATGATCGCCGTGCCGATTGCTGGGGATGAACGCCAGCTCGCGGTCTGCTCGCCCGCCTACCGGGACCGCTTCGGCGTGCCTTCGCATCCGCGCGAGCTCGCCGCCCACCGCTGCATCGGCTGGCGTCCGGCGCCCAGGTCCGCGCCCTACCGCTGGGAGTTCGCCGAGGACGGCAAGGAGTTCAGCGTCGCGGTCGAACCGGAGATCACCACCAACGACATGGCGCTGATGATCAAGCTGGCCGTCGCGGGCGCTGGCATCACCTTCGGCATGGAGGAGAGCTTTCGCGCACCGATCGACCGGGGCGAGCTCGTTCCTCTCCTAGAGGACTTCTGCCCGCGCTTCGCCGGCTTCTATCTCTACTATCCGAGCCGCCGGAATATCGCCCCGAAGCTGCGCGCGCTGATCGAGCATGTGCGACGGCGAGAGTAG
- a CDS encoding TRAP transporter small permease subunit — protein MKVVLDLVSWISRAGAVIAAILVVAMTGHILLEILLRVAFSRSTYVLEEFVGYGIAGASFMALAYTLETEGHIRVNLLLTRLGDSPLRKLVELLCIGTSFALTLFLCLYFWRSISRNWARGAVSETIAQVPLWIPEGFVLLGLGIFALQLVARALRVLVGSPSPRASLVPSPDGQ, from the coding sequence ATGAAGGTCGTCTTAGACCTGGTGAGCTGGATCTCGCGCGCGGGCGCGGTGATCGCTGCCATCCTGGTGGTTGCGATGACTGGCCATATTCTCCTAGAGATCCTTTTGCGGGTGGCGTTCTCGCGCTCCACCTATGTGCTGGAGGAGTTCGTCGGCTACGGGATCGCCGGCGCCAGCTTCATGGCCCTGGCCTATACGCTCGAGACCGAGGGGCACATTCGCGTCAATCTCTTGCTGACGCGACTGGGCGATTCCCCGCTGCGCAAGCTGGTCGAGCTGCTTTGCATCGGCACCTCGTTCGCCTTGACACTGTTCCTTTGCCTCTACTTCTGGCGTTCCATCAGCCGCAACTGGGCGCGCGGCGCGGTCAGCGAGACCATTGCCCAGGTACCGCTCTGGATCCCCGAAGGCTTCGTTCTGCTCGGATTGGGCATCTTCGCCCTGCAGCTTGTGGCTCGTGCATTGCGGGTCCTGGTGGGATCGCCCTCGCCGCGGGCGTCCCTGGTCCCCTCGCCGGATGGACAATGA
- a CDS encoding phosphoribosyltransferase family protein has product MLSAEKMRQYAERTRRILDQSGAILSDDHFVYDSGQHGSGWIDKDVINERPDREDGLCAMLADLIRDLDAEVICGPATGGLIVSQWTAHALGVLSVFAEHSDRPASAPGGPLRAPFVLRRGYDKVVNGKRVVVVDDVVNTGLAMRETVDAVLQCGGTVVAAAAIITRGNARPADCGVTDLRYLLECKIPSWPAANCPLCRAGVPVNVQYAHGADFVARQAQGRR; this is encoded by the coding sequence ATGCTCTCGGCAGAAAAGATGCGACAATACGCGGAACGAACTCGCCGGATTCTCGATCAATCGGGGGCAATTCTGTCGGACGATCATTTCGTCTATGATTCCGGCCAGCACGGGAGTGGCTGGATCGACAAGGACGTCATCAACGAGCGCCCAGATCGCGAGGATGGTCTTTGCGCAATGCTCGCTGATTTGATACGGGACCTCGATGCGGAGGTGATATGCGGGCCGGCAACAGGCGGGCTGATCGTCTCGCAATGGACCGCCCATGCGCTGGGAGTGCTTTCTGTTTTCGCTGAGCACAGCGATCGGCCTGCGTCAGCCCCGGGAGGGCCACTCCGAGCGCCATTCGTGCTTCGCCGCGGCTATGACAAGGTCGTGAATGGCAAGCGGGTCGTCGTGGTCGATGACGTGGTCAATACGGGCCTTGCGATGCGCGAGACTGTGGATGCCGTTTTGCAGTGTGGGGGAACGGTCGTTGCCGCGGCCGCAATAATTACCCGTGGCAACGCTAGACCCGCCGATTGTGGCGTTACCGACTTGCGTTACCTCCTCGAGTGCAAAATCCCATCGTGGCCCGCGGCGAACTGTCCCCTCTGCAGGGCGGGAGTGCCGGTAAATGTTCAGTATGCGCATGGTGCGGATTTCGTTGCTAGGCAAGCGCAGGGAAGGAGATGA